The stretch of DNA TATCCATTGTGGTGCTTATAGAATGTATACTGGACATTGAAGTAGGTTTTAGCAGCAAGAATTTGCTTTGTAGGAGTGTTATCTTTAGGATTTTGTGTACTATATGGAATGAAGACCATATGTGCTGACCATTTAACCTTTGGGTGCCCTCAGATTGTATACTGTCTTAAGACTGTCTAGAGGATTGATTTGTAATGAGTGATACCACATTTGCTTTGCCGCAATAGTTGTTTAATGCTCTTTGGTTGCATAACTAACTTGTTGACTATCATTTTCGGACTGAATCATTTTCAGAAAACAGGCTAAATGCATTTGAGAGTACCCGCACCCCCACACACCAATCTATTGTCCTCAAGTTGCATTCCCACGTACTGTAGCCTAGTCACACCTAGTCATCACACATTTTCcagacagccccccccccccaacaaaagaGCATCTAAGAGGGGCGACTGATGTCACCATATGTTGCCGCTCTCATGAGGATGAAAGAGTATCTGTGTGAGCTCACCCTGTTATTCACTAATGATGATGAGGGAGGGGGTGTATTGGGTGGGCATCGGGCACCACGCAGTCACGATGGCAGCCCTGCATACTGCTGCCACAGAGCCACAATAGTCACGATGGCAGCCCTGCATACTGCTGCCACAGAGCCACAATAGTCACGACGTggtgatataaaaaaaatctcaggCCAGTCTCATGTATAAATATCATATATAACATTTTTACAATCTAGCCCTAGTATGAGACAAGTGTTTTGTCTAAACGCACCAAATCGTCTGATGGTGGTGTCTGAGGAAATCTtggctgtctgtctgatgttgatgtttgtcGCGTTATATAGCAGTCCCTAATTACTGCTGCCCTGGATACCAAAGCTCGCTCCCTAACTATAAATATACACAGAGGTACAGTATAGGCCTGTGTGTTTGGGAAAGAAGAACAGAGGGCATGAGAGAAACCTGGATGCTCAGAGCTCTATaattcccccccctctctctctctctttcgctctctctctctctctctctctctctctccctggctggagCTGATATTTTTATTATGTGCTGAATTATAAATATGGCTTGGGCTCAGGCCGGGCTGCTTGCATCATATTGCAGTACTTGTTCTCTCTGatctgtgttttttccccccgccTCGATCTCTCCTCCGCGCAGCTCGGCTACGCCGCTCCCAGTCGCTACCTGATTCCAAACAGGAACTAAAAACAAAGGACTGGGCTTGTCCTCGATTAAAGTCTCGCTAATTGGCAGATTTATCTTTAAAGTGTATCACTTGAGAAAGTCAGGACTCCAGTTAATCATTAAGTTTGACATAAGGTTAATCATAAGGTAATAAAAAAAGCACTTATGCTCCTTAAGTTCTTAATCTATTCTATTCAAATGATATGGTGTAAAAATAAGCCACAAATGAACTATACTAATCTACTAGCATGTGATTagacctattcccaaaatgcaaAGCAGAGGTTACAGTGATGGGGTGAAAACTGCTAGCCGTAACGATAAACACAGTTGGGATGTTTACTGACTTTACGCAAGGTCGGCTAAGGCTGTCGTCACTGGGACATTAAAGCAGACAGCTGGAAAGACAACAGCGTGCCTTTGTTTTTATGCCTCAGGTAAAAAGCAGAAGGCTGTCTCTTTGCATAGACTATTGCTTGAGTGTCTTACTCATAATATGAAGCTTTCTTAGGCATTTTGTCCATGCTCTACAcctgtttttttctccacaACAAAGAGGGTGGACATATTCTAAAGCCATGCACACCTTTGATGTGGTTATTACACACTGTTGGTTTTAAAATGGAGCTCTACAGTGGGATGCCTTTAAGGTGGagggtatatactgtatattcctgCAGTCTAAAAACTCTGGTTAACATTGATGCAATATTCATAAGTGATCTTGATCTTGAACACATGTAACAGTggaactgtatactgtacatggtcaGTGGTATTCCCTGTGGGAATATGAGACGTATGCATTGCTTATAGTTCATAGTATATGAACCTTGAGACTTCAGCTTCTGCTCGTAAATGAATCTACGCCGTTCCCGTTCCCGAATTCAGTCAGCTGAGTCAGCCATGTTGGGCCGCCCAGGAGGTGACTCAGAGTGACTTGACAGTCCGTGTACTGTTGAACAGCACTGATGTATACATTAATGTATATTTCGTTACTACTATACAGTATAAGATGTAAACCTACACATAATCTATAGAATGGGTATGAAAGAAACTATTATTGTGGCTTGCTGTGTAATGCAAGCTTTATCAGTGTTACAAGATATCTAGAATTGGGCAGAATTTTGCATTGACTTCATTCTCAAATAATATTTAATGCAGGGGGTGTTTGACTAGGATGGGGCAGAGTTACAGAGCGAATGGGCACCCATTTGGCACTATGCCCCAAAGGCTAGAACGTGTTTAACACAGCCTGGGCTAAAACCAAAATAGTCAGCCTAATATAACTTGATTCTCGATTCTtgtcagacagacaaaaagacaacCCACAGAGAGTAGGGGTTTATTACTTTTAATCAATTCAGCTACCTACAAAATGTCAACCACTTTCACAGACTGACAGGATACAGAGGGAGGTTTAATATTACATGCGTCGAAGACATCAATCTCACAGCTTAACCTATGTGTCATCCAGGTAAGGTATGTATTTGTCTTCTTATACCAACTATTCAACATTTCAGCGATTTGGTGTGCATAGCTCTAAGTACAGAAGCAACAAAAACCctttgtttgattttttgttACAGATTATTATAGATGTATTTTTTACCAATAACAAACCACATGGGGAGAATAAACTAACAGGATACAGTCTTCTTATAAAAGTAAGGTCTCTCAGAAATATGCACCTTTGCTTTACATTGCAAacgtttatttttatttttttcagagcaTCCAAAACCTATGTTACAGTAAACAGCCAGTCTCCATCCTGTCTGCACGTATTCAacatctttcattgaactgcaTATTCGTTaagaaaacagtttttttttttttttgcggtacAACCTcaacattttatttcattttatttcatctTAACCGTATCCCCCCAAGATCATTGTGCATTATTTTACAACAATGGTCACAGTCTGTAAATATAATATTGACAGAAAGAGTGGCACTATTGCAAACTTGCAGGAACATGGAAACGTTCAACTGTGTCCTAATACTGAGCATGCGTTTGTCAATTTTTCGCTACTGCCATGTGTTCATTTTtttcaagattttttttgttcaaacAAGTTTTTATTTATAAGACTAAAATCTACCATTGCTCATGCAGAAACGCACAATTCACATCACTTGGAATGCCATGTCTAGTACGGCTACAGACTCTAGTTGCACATTGTCTAAACAGTAACTGATGTGTGTTGATGAGGATAATGAACCAAAGACAGCAATCGATTTTAAGTGCTTTTTCTGAAGTCATATCGGTAAGTTGATCATCTTTTCCCCTCCTTAATTTGTCatgacaacatcaaaataagGATCATGACAGTAGCTTTGTGGAATGACACAGTTTACTAAGACGATACTGATATactggaaaagaaaagaaaagaaaaaaaacgcctTGTAGAGCATTCCTAATATAGTTTTCATCCAGCAAAGAGTACATatcatatatatgtatatatatatttgtgatatataatatatagatatatatgaTAAAGAGAATAAAAACTTCACAAGTGAGCTAGAGCCATCAAGATAGCACTATATACAACCTTTGGAAAAAATGATACAGAGTATAAGAAATCATTTTTACGAGGACAATCATTGAAAAAgcagacagacaacacacagaacAACATTTACAATGGGGGGAGgtgatatgtgcatgtgtgcaaacCGAGAAGGTTAATACCATGATAAAAGCATGTTTGCGCTTTCCGACAAACTGCGCTGTTGGTAAAAGCCCCGGGTCTGGGAACTTAGCCACTGCCAAGCATCTTTGTGGCGCGCTGGTTGGCTTCATCAATCCGGGTTTTGTTGGAATCAGCCTGAGGGAGAAGAGACAGCAGTGTGAAGTTATACCGACTCTGAACACGTtgcagtatttttttgtttacgGTGTTATCGTTTGTTTTGCTGATCAAGAAGGTCTTAGTTTTGCATGTCTATGCATGAATTTGTAAATATTCCTGATTGTCAGCCAGTTTCCTGTAGGCTACATGCCTTGTCTAGACAAgacaaaagatttttttttccacaacaTTTTCAATTAAGTTTTTGCATTATTGTTTTGTCTAGGGCTAGGGTTAATCCATGTATGTGAAACCGGCCCAATATATTTCATCTACTTGAGCTCTCTTGCCATTGTTGAGTATGGTTAGTAATTCTTGATTCTAAAACTGATCCCTGATGACCTGAGAATATGTATTAGCTGTACGTGGTGTTGTCCACAAGGAAATCAATGCATAAAATCATAAATTAACATCATTTCCAGGATTCCTTGGTGGTTAAGTGCAAATACCTTCTCCATGATCCTGTCGATCTGGCGATTCTGGGTGTCAATCTCGTTGCCCATGTCCAGAGCCATGTGGCGCAGGTTGCCGATGATGCCGCCCACCTGCTCCAGATTCTCATCCATCTCGTTCTCTCGGGCGTCATCTGTTaccctgcacacgcacacacacacagacaggctccGTAACCCGGGCGACACGCCAGAGGACACACACGGCAGACATGTAAACAAGTACACGCTATGCGCtaatacgcagacacacacacgatcacactcaatctatctctcacactcttcaCAGACGCACACTCTAACTGTCAGCAGACATAcgttcacacatatacacacacacacacacacacacacacacacacacatacaaacgcatACAAGGGCAGTTGTCACAACCTCTCTACCCTTCCAAGTTGCCAAGGTGCTGCATTAAAGCAAGATTACATATGCTGTTTATGTAAGCTCAGTAAGAGAGGTCCCATAGTTTCATCCATCTCAACTGTTTTGCCTCTTACATCTGTTCTATCCCAACCCTGTCATGCCCTTCGACTTCCAGACAAATCCCCTCTGGACCTCAAAGGTGTACCTCCAACTCTCATCTCcaatacacatatacaaacacacacacacacacacataaacatttatATCTTGCTGACCTGGTCCCATGGCACCAGGGACCAGAGCCAGTGTCCAGCTCACCTCACCAGCTGTCTGACTCAGCAGGCCGTGAGTCTTTCAGCTGCCCCCCAGCAAAGCCATTCTGCTCCTTGGCACTAACCACGAGTTGCCCTTCCACCTCTATTACCCTGCATCACCTGAGCAGATTCTACTCCCATCTTCACTAAGAGGACACGGTCAAGAGTCTAATTCGTCTAGGATTCCTCATTGGTGGACTGCTTTGCCCAATGCTTTACACTGTAGTGGCAATGTTGGTGGTAATCTGATTTCTGTAAATATGAATCTAATCTGTAAAATCCTGTAATAATCTGTAATCTGTAAAATTCCATAATAATCtgtaatctgaaaaaaaaagcatctgATTTCTGTAATCTGTTTACCTTGTATCTAACAAACGTATTCCTATAGGTAACACTTTTCCATATGCTCTTTGCTTTGTGTCTTGGTCTGCAGCTTCATATCCACCCGTCTCCTCCGGAGAGAGCCCGTCCCCATCCCCCCACCTGCCCCGAGACAGCCCCTGCCTTGCCCCCGCCCTCACCTGCGGATGAAGCCTCCGCTGATGGCCATCTGTTCGCGCTCGTCCACCACGCGGGCGGGCTGGCTGTTCACCACGCCGTCCTGGTTGTTGCCCCAGGCCTTGCTCGCCCCGCTCTTCATCCTGTGCGGAGAcgcggggagagagagtgagcgagcgcgTGCGGCGCCCGGGGTCACCGCCGGACGCTTCCGTGCTGGCTCACTTTATTTTGTTCTCTCAgtgtttcctctttttttttttttttttttttttaaatttcacaTTCGCCCACACGGAAGCCATTTCTTcattacagacaaacacagacagtgggggtaggaaaaaaaagaatacgaCACATCCCCGACAAAAACGACAGGAAGCAAACGGTTAGACtagcagagagaggcagaccaGGGATGGGGGAGGTCATTCTCTTCTTAACACCTGTTCTTCACATGCTGCCCTCTCCGATGGACACACAAGCCCTGTGCCTATCCTTGACTGTTGATAATTGTGCACTCTTGGACGTGGTCATCCCACTAAAGCCAAGTTGTTACTCAGATCTCTTTTTTCTATCTTCTTCCCCTctattcctccctccatctctctcatcccttccTTGCCTTGCTGGCTGTGATGCCTCTATGTAGCGGAACGATCTCCCACATGTTAACTGGAACATGCGCCGACTGAGACAATGACAGATAACAAACAGGACAGGCTTCGgcagacagacaacacagagTAACAGGACTACCATACCGGTGGaggacaaaaacagaaaaaaataaataaatgtcggAGAACGTCTTATCCCAGAGTGTCCTGTTTGCCCTGCCTTGTCTTTAAATGTCCAATCTCCTTTCAAGAGATTATAATTACAGATACGTCTGAGATTTTATTACTAGGCCTACCATATAACCTGGGAAACATAACTTTGAAGATCAACTGAGAAAGCACTATGGAGAAAAATGCTGCATGTTCTCTCTAAGTAGCAGCCATTTTGGTGAGCCTCGTATCTGAAATggactccctccctccttgtcAGCTCAGCCGGCTGTTTGTTGTTGATAGTCTCTCAGTGCCGTTGGGCCCTATCTCCTCCTCATGCCCGGTAATAGAGAGACTGCACTCCTTATAGGACGCCTGAGGAGTTTTCCACTCTTGATTGGCCGGGAAGACAGGGCAGAATACCAAATAGGCTCCGCGGCTTGGTGAATCAGGTGTGCTGGCGTTAATTTATGTCCCTTCATCTGTCTGCAGAAGGGTCTGCTGGATGGTTGCCCCTCTCGACGCCTTCAGGGAAACTCTAGAGTTTGTTCTGAAGTCTTCAAAATGGAGGATTGGAGGCTTTTTCATATCACGtattctctctttcagtctaaATTGGGCCGACATGCGAAAGCACTGGCATTCCTCCGGAGTTCACACTCCATGTGCATGGCTAACCTTGGATCTCGGGTAATGATAACTCATGCTTTTGTTATAGAGAAAGCAGTCAAAGCTTTCGCTCTGCCGCTAGAGATTTTATTTGAAGCATTGGACTGAGAGAATGTTTCCTCcgctctttgtctctcccctGGTATCTCTTGGGCATCAACTGGTAGTGCCATGCTCATCTGGAGCAAATGTGGCTCTACAGTAAATACACTGGCGGCTAAAATCTCGGCTGCCTCGACATGCCTTTCAGTTGCCCAAGGCGCTTGGGCAAATAACAACCCCCTAATATTCTCTCATTACATCTCAAGAAATGTCCGTTACGAGTTACTAGATTCGCTTCAGCGTTGCAAATATTGGTTCAGATGAGGCAAAAATGAAGTCTCTGGcgcagttctttttttttatttgcatgcTGTCGAAAGGCCTCACGTCATGCGAATGAGTGAAGCGTGATTAGGATTGACACTGGCATAGAGGCTTTGCTCCACAGGCAAGTTCAACAGCCCCccgaaaggagagagggaaggaaagatcgagaaaggagggggaaaaaaacaccatctgACAGCAAAGTGTCTCATCTATCGAAGTGAAGGTCTATCAAAGcttcaactgaacacacaccgTTGGTTAGCATTCCTCTCTTCTCGTGTTTAGAAACGAGGGAAAGAGCAGCTCCACTGATGCTTCCACACTGACACGCGGAGCTAAATCCCGTCAGGGTGTGCGTTCATGCCTCGCTCAGAAACGCTCTCTCGACTCTGCGCCTGACCCAGTTCTCTGCCATTGCTTgtcaccctcaccccacccccctctccctatGGGGAAGAAACAAGTACACATAACCTTGGTGTTTTGCTGGAACTACAACAGACACTGGGCTAGGGCCTGTAATCCTTTGCCTTTCTCCCCTCCAGCAACAACACATCTTCCCTTTCACTCGCTGTCTCCTTCACTTGTCTGCCATTTCCCAGTCAGTACTCTCACTGTTAAACGCAATTAGCATGGCGTTTATGAGCCATTCACTTTGATCTTCACAATAGTGCAGGAAAAAAGTGCTAGCTTCTTGCTTCACTATGGGCTAATTGTTGAGTCTatctgggtctgtgtgtccaCAGTTCACATTTGAAAACACCATATAGCAGTTAGTACCATTTAAAGGCAAAATTTAAAGGGTTCATAATTATCATGAATATTAGTAGCACTATTAGCATCGTTAGCACTGAGTTGCATTAGCATGCATGGGCATTCACAGACATGCTGTCTGGTCATTCCAGTACGTAGCACTGATGGATGCGGTTGGTTGCAGACTTGCAAAGGAGAAAGGTCAGTTGGTTACATCCGCTAGCACCGCTAAAGAAGGCTAGAATAGGTGACCAGCATAATGTTGGCATGCAAATGATGAAAAGAGCTATGATAGCTGGGCTAGCTTGGTTAGTAGACCCCTGATGGAGGGTGGGGAGATGCATTGGGGAGGTGGTGTTCGTAGCCCTGGTTTGTGTGCAGAGGAGCTCAGGTAGTACTGTAGACTGAGCGTTACCTTGGCATCAGGTTGGAGTTTTCTTTAAAGTAACTCTGCCACAGTGGCTGGCCTTATTAAGTTCTGAAGTGGATCCAAAGTAGCAGGCCAGGATCGGTCCCTGGAAAAGGGCCTTATCTGGGCAATTCAAATTGGGAAAAGCCTCTCGCTACGGAGCAGAGCACTTTGCTGATGCAGCAAAGCTGCATGCTGGGGAATTTGCCATTTTACTCACTCCCAGGCTGCTCCACAGCATGAATAAACAGAGGGTGAATCATGCTAAAGCACTGCCTGTGGCGGTTGGGCTCAGGGCAGTTTGACAGTTGTCCCATACATAATGTGTGGCCACCATAATGGGAATCAAGTCCCTTAGGCCAGGACATGTGAAATTACTACTGTGGGTGCGTTCGAGTGTCTTATATATAAATGCCTTttaatgtatgtttgtttatgtgtgtgtgtgtgtgtgtgtgtgtgtgtgtgtgtgtgtgtgtgtgtgtgtgtgtgtgtgtgtgtgtgtgtgtgtgtgtgtgtaatgtgtaatgtgagCATGCCTCATGCTCAGCCTTCTCTAAGGGCAGGCCAATGGCGCAAATCATGGGAGTGGGGAGGCTGGATGCAAGGCTTGGGACTCGAGCTTCAGCTGGCATGGACTACATCTAGTCGCCGCTACAAAGCTACCACGTCTACTGTATAATCACTATTAGTTATatagcaggcaggcaggcaggcaggcaagcacCTACTTGTTACACGGACAGGAGCAAAGACCACAGAATTTTCCTAGATCGTTCAAATTCTTTTCTGCATCCTTCATGTCCTTATTGATTTGGTCCATTCCCTCTTCGATGCGCTCCAGTTGCTCTGATTAAACACAAGTCATTTATCCCCCACAGAACGAAGCACATgagaaaggaagaaggaaaaaaggaaagaaaagagaaggaaagagaggacaaAGAAGAGAGGACAAAGAACTTCAGACACTCACTttgacaaaaggaaaaaaaaaaacgaacaaaaacccaaaaaagaaaatggacGCCACCACAGACGCAGAAGAACCTTCCAGCAACGTGTTCAGTACCTACTTGTTACATGGGCATATGAATAGGCCACAGCATTTCCCTAAATCTTTTAAATTTTTCTCGGCCTCCTTCATGTCTTGGTTGATATGGTTCATGCCATCTTCGACACGATCGAGTTGTTCTGGTCAGGACAAAGGGATGACAGCAGTGGAATGAGTATCGTACTGGGCGTGAGATAAATGAAAACTGCTTTGTGGGCTAAGTGTGGTGGCAATCTCTGAACAGAGAACTGTGACCTTTCACATGGTCAGTCTGAGGGACGGTGCCAGAGTATATTGAGCAAACTTTTCAATATAAAGAATATTAGTAAAGTAACTCCATAAATCGGTTGTATACTTTTAATTCTGTATTTTACATAGGCAAAGAGCATAGGCTCCATTGCCTCGCTATATATCTAGTCTATACCCCAGATATTCCTAGCTTGCTGTAATAAAATGAATGAACACTTAAACGTTGAGCTTTACGGGAGAAATGAGAAGCATATTCTTCATAACGTTTCTCCCTCTTTACTCTGTGAAATTAAAGTAAAACCCATTTAAGGGCTTCATTTAAAAAGATGAATTAATGAAATCTCAAAAGGCTCTCAGACACGGGGGATTTTGAATATAAAGAATATAACTAATTAAAAGTCTGACACATGTCCCGATCATCCCAGCCCATTGCCAGGACTGCCTGTGGTCTATGGTGGCCACCATAGAAGAGGAAGGCCATGCCACTGCACACCTTTCATTTGACATCCAGgttgaaataaaaaagaagCTTAAACGCACAGGCTCATTGGGTGGATGGCCACTGGTTGGTTATATTGCTTGGTGCACAGCCTGTGTTGTTCTTCGACATGTGGCGCAATGGGCAGCTTCTATTTGACATCTGTGTGTCCAAGGGAAGGAAATTAATGTGGCAAGCATGGCTAGGTTTGGTGATTGTCAGCAGCATTGCAGTTGTGGGGAAGGGGATTGGCTATTTTTTGTAGCAAGGACAAGGTATGTGTAGTCTAGAGGGGTTTATAGGGGATAGCAGGGACAAGAGGAGGTGCAGGGGGAAGTATGGTTAAAGTGATAGTCGGCCAACAGCCGCTAACCTTTGAACAATCCCTGCAGTGTTGCTCCACTAAGCTCATTATCTTAATTagcatttagcattgttaactcACTCAGCAGACACTTCTCTAAAACTAGTCCTCAAATGCTGGAGGTGTACACTTAATCAGAGCGTACAGCCTCTGCAATATCTACTGAAAATCTCAATTTCTACACAAGTGGCAAGCATTCGGTGGCAGAAGCTATCGCAAGTTTACACAGGCCATTGGGCTGTTTGCCATTCCATGCCAATGGCTGGACCTGGCATCTCCTCTTTGCAGGTCAGAGTTGTGTACTAAAGCGCATTCCAACATGGCTGACGTGCAGGCAGGAGGGTTCAGGGAGCGAGGCCTGCTTACGACTGGGGTCTCGTTTAAATAGGCTTTAGCAGCCATGCCTGGAGCTCTGAGCGGATGGGTGGAGATTTgagctctctctcacccccactgCAGACGATGCCAGCGAGAGAGGCTAATTATCAGCTTTGGTTGGAGGGGATGGGGGTTCCCAGCACCAGCCAGTCACAATAGCCAGCCAAGGCTAATATTCTGTTTATATTACATTTCTTCCATTTCTGTAACGCTGAGAACATGGATCTGACAGTCACATTGTTAAGCCTAATAGCTGAGTCGACGGCGCTTTTTTAAACGTAAAATGCAATGCACAAAATTCACCTGGTGCATGAAGTTCAACATGGTAATGAGATGATTAGGGACAGTAATATGCTATTGTATTTGACCAGGGATTATACAAAAATGTGTTAGTTTCATGAGGAAGTGTGGATTTTGTCATTACCAGCTAAATCGATCGTTTTGGTTTGGCATCTCGCCCACTGAGGAGAACTGTTGCTCTAGTTTACCATTCGTCACGGTCTCCGTAGGTAACAGTAAGGATGGCAGTCCTTTAGAGCCGCTATTATGAACCAAACAGGCTAACCCAAATCACAGCCTCCTGAGGTTTCTTACTCTATGAATGGACTGATGTGGTAAATGCTGTCCTAGGATACATTGTTCCGAGGCCAAATATTCTTAGTTTAGTggtaaaaacaacagaaaagagAATAGAAGCAGAACAGTTATAAATGGCTGTTGGGTTGTGAATCCAAGATGTTATTGAAAAGGAGGAAAATGAGTAAGACAGTTTTTCATGAAAAGAAGGGGATTAAATAAAGAACAACATGCATCATGAAATCTGGTGTGAAATATTTAAAAAGACTAGGATTGAATTGTATACCATCTTTCATAGATATATGTCCTTCATATCAAATTATGCTGATTCATACATCAAATTGCACAGTATCATTAATGTTTAAAGAGTCTAATGATCAATAGTTCAGAATTGAATATACTTTTAGACTTGAATCACTGTCACTGTATATGCTAGACAAACAACATGAAGGTTATATTATTCTAAAAGTCAAAAGTGATTACTAATTCAGATGGTGTTCCCTGCCTCTTGCCCCAAATGTGTCCAGACTTACCTCCTTGCTCATCCAGCATAACCAAAGTCCTGATTCCTGCATCTTTACTCTACTCCGAAAGAAGCACCGCAAGGATACGCACAAGGCAAGGCCACagcgggagagaggagaagagaaagacagaaaggaagaaagaaaaaagaaagaaaggagagagagaacgtgtgtgaAATCAGTGAGGAGCAGTGCAGAGTCAAGAGATAGGAAAATAGATTTATCGTCAGAAACTGGAATCATGAAATGTGGATCACTATTCCGAAGACTTGAGTCAACCTGATTCTTTTGCTATAATATGGTTGCTACCATGTTCTAAATAAATTACATGATGTCTGTACATGATTTGAGGTAATCTTTAGACCAGCATACCATGGCCAACAAACAACCTACGTTGACATTTGACctgaaaaaaatcaatcacCTACCCAAGGGGTTAATACTGCTTTATTGACGGAACAGAACATTTGAAGCTaaatggctttaaaaaaaaatacataaagcaGTAGTAAAATCGAATTGCATCCGTATGAGTATAATTCAGTGAGTAACTGGAATATCTATGGAAATCTAAATATAAACCTAATGTATTATAATAAATGCTActgtaatttattttatttgattcatacacaattttgtttttaaaaccaGCACAAATACTTTTAATCCAACACATACGC from Sardina pilchardus chromosome 12, fSarPil1.1, whole genome shotgun sequence encodes:
- the snap25a gene encoding synaptosomal-associated protein 25-A — encoded protein: MAEDADMRNELSDMQQRADQLADESLESTRRMLQLVEESKDAGIRTLVMLDEQGEQLERIEEGMDQINKDMKDAEKNLNDLGKFCGLCSCPCNKMKSGASKAWGNNQDGVVNSQPARVVDEREQMAISGGFIRRVTDDARENEMDENLEQVGGIIGNLRHMALDMGNEIDTQNRQIDRIMEKADSNKTRIDEANQRATKMLGSG